The stretch of DNA GGAGGCTCCTAGAGTATTGTTGGCATACTCCACAATATCAAGCACAACAACATAGCAGCAACTGAAGCATAAATAACATTTAATTTCCCTCCAGCACCCAATGTGGCCAATTCAGTGCGAACATTCTTTTTCCATCCCAAGATATATAGCTCATTAGCTGATCATGACAGTTAAAACTGCCCATACTAGCAGTATCACGTTTAGCATTAACAAACTCAGCTGCTAGGGGTTACAGGAATAGTTGAGAGTACATACAGCTGATGATCTCAATTGACTATCAGCACCTTCATCCTCCTCTCCAAATCCTTCAGCGATAAGCCGCATTAAATTGTGTGCAACTCTAATGTTGACAAGGTCCCCAGCATGCTCAAAGACTTTGTTCATGGTCTGGAAAATAATAGAAGGAATTAATGGACCTTCTAAAAAGTAAAAATTAAGCAACCACCGCATGAAAATTACATCAAGTGCTTGACAAGAAATACACAGATACTCATAGATTACCTGAATGAACCACTGATTGCTGGGCGCAAATTGTTCTGCTAGCTCAACACAACGTGATGCAATTTCTGCCTTATAATGGTGATCAGTTATGCTGATCATATACTCGATCATCCGATCAACAATCACTTCAACATTAGTTGATTTTGTCATCTTATAAAGAAGCTCAAAGGTCTTGCGCTTCAGAGTGTCATCAGGGTCCTATTCATAAGAGCATCTAACGGGTGAGAAATCGGAATACTAATGAGAAAATACAAAAACAGAAATGCTGATGCAATTACATGCATCGAACAAGACCACGGATAATAACTGAAATGGATATGACATAATGGCAAATAAACTAGGTAGAGTGGTAACTGGTAAGCACATTGAATCAAACAATTTGATATAGCTTTTACCTCACTATAATTACTTCCTCCTAGAGTTGATACAAGGGAACATGAAAATGAACAGCATGTCACCATTTCCAACAAAATTAAGTTCAGCAGCCGGAACATGATTTTAATGAAGGATTTTACATTAATTTTATTGCACCAAGCAACAAATATATTTGATATGGATGGCATCAGCATAATAGACAGCCTATTAATTGAAATATATTCTTAAGATGATAAGTTTTCACATTCCTCACCTCTAAGCAATCAATAACAGCCAGTTGGTGCTGTTCTGCAATATCAGGATTTATTTTTATTAGTCTTCCAAGAGCATCAATGCCCATGTACTTCAGATTATGGCTATCACTCTGCAAACAGGATTGGGGCAAGCAAGCGTTAGCTTAGTGAGGTAACAATCATAGTATCATGAAAGTATTTATTTTTCCCTAAAAAATGTCAAGACCTTCAAAAATTTCGATGTTGTTTCAGCAGCAGCGTCTAGCATCTTAGAGTTTGGGAAAATGCATGATACACAGCATATGCATTCATACAATATCGCATTGCCAATGTTGCTCGCTGTGTCACCCTTCCTGAATATGTCACCCAAGACAGTGTACATATGACCACTCGCTGACTTGTCACCGCTACCCAGCACAGCAAGTATTTTCAATAGTTTTATCTGAAAATAGCAACAGAAAAATCAGAGGAAATACGATGGTGCCAATTAAAGAACCCCAAATCAGAACCTACCTATTAACCTAGCATCACTGAACACATCGACCAAGTAAAAAGTAAAGCTCACAGACCTGAATAAATGGTGCGGGCATTTGATGGTAATCGTAGGAAGTTGGAAGCCTCCTCTCTGCAACTTGTTTGAGGATGTTAACAAAACTAACAACTAAGTCCTTGTACGCGTTTGGATCTTCCAAAATCAGGTCATAGAGTGGGCACAGAGTTGCACCCATCACCCCAGGATCATTATCACAGAGTCTCTGCAAAACAATAAGCACCACTACTCAAAACCCATCTCATAAATAATAACGCATTTACATCTGCTAAGAGTTCCTAAAAATCCCAACGAAGCACTCTGGTTGCTTATCAGAGCTCCCTCTATGTCATGGTCTGAGATCAAAAAAATTGCTCTATCCTACATTAAATATAAACGGTAAATTGCATTGAACAGATACAAAAGGTGCATATTCAGGCTTAATGAACCCACATCTTTGCACCAGAATTGCAACACGAGACATGAAAGACCTAAGGTGTGTAGAACTCACATTTAACGTCCAGTTCAAGCTCAATAGATGCAATGGCAATAGCTAGTTGCTGCAACTCAAAATATAAATTGAACATATACAAAACATGAAACTTTAGCACGATTAACAGTAGCGCATGTTCCTTTGAGCACGATAAAATAACAGTACCCCATGCGCCTCTGGGATAATAAGCTACGGCATGAGAGGGACAAATTATTCTACTTCTATTGTAGTTGGGGAAAGAAATTCTAATTTGAACATGAGGTAAAATGTTTGGGGGGACCTTGCGGAAGTTGGAGACGAGGTGGGAAACGGAGGAAGGGGATCGCTGGTAGAAGCGGTGGAGCGCCATGACGGCCTTCTTCCTGACGGCCTCCTTGGGGTGCGCGAGAAGATCGACGACCTGGGGCAGCACGGCGGGGATGGCCTCCTCCCCGatgaggcggctggcggcggtgAGCGCGGCGCAGACGACGAGGTAGTTGTCGGACCTGAGGTCCTTCTGGATGGTgttgacgacgaggatgacgaggTCGTGGCGCTCGTCGATGAAGAGCGCGACGGCGAGGTAGCCGGTGCGCTTGAGCGGGAGGGACTCGTCGTGGGTCATCTTGACGGCGTGGATGTGGCCGAAGGAGGCGTCGTGGCCGAGCATCTCGGCGTAGACGAGGCGGAGGAGGAGCTCCTTCATCTTGCGGCGCGGCACGTCGGGGTCGGCGAGGCGGCGCTTGAGGTGGTCGAGCTCGCGGGAGATGATGCGGTCCTCCTCCGCCTTGGAGCGCGCCTCGCCGATGGACTTGACCAGGTCCAGGAACTCCTTCGACTGCCCCCACCCGCCCTGCGACCCCATCGCCAGCTCCCGCCCGATCGTCCGGAGCTGCTCcattgcgtgcgtgcgtgcgtgcgtccGCCCGCCGGGACACGCGGGGGCCGGTGGGTCGCCGCCGGTGAGGGGGCGGGGGGAGTGTGAGATCTGGATCGGGCGGGGGCAGGGGGGAGGTGGGTTTCGTCTCGGGGTAGAAGGGGATCGGCCTGGTTTTCTTTCTTCTTTGCCtttcttttttgttttgtttttttgcctggGTTGTTTTGCTTTCTCCAAGGGAGGCCTTGTTCTATTCATCTATTGTGcaccggtttgcaaaaagaaatCATTTTTGGATGGAGAAATTTGTGAACTAGTAGAAATGTGTTTAATAATTGCACATATGGCAAGGGTGCAGTTGGCACTTAGTGTGTGCAAGGAGGGGGCTTTTATGATTGTACATGTGACAAGCGTGCAGTTGGTACTCGTGTCGCGGAGGGTGAAGCACCGGCGGTGAGGAGGAGTACTGTCAAGGGGCGGGTATGGGGAAAGGGAACAAGGGCGGCAACAGCCACAGCATGAGCGAGGGGGAGGGTGTGTGCGCACGTGTTAAGGGGGCAATGTCGGCGGCAACATgcgtggagggggggggggggagataaCAAAAGTGTATAATCAATCATATATCACATAAAGCATGTAAAACAAAAGACATAGAACATAGGGCTGCCAAGAGGAAGCCAGGCAAGCCAGAAAGTTACTTGTGATGGAGAGAAAGGGGATAAAGTGGCCAAGTGGCAGCAAACAGCTCTGGTCATTGTATTATTCACGAATGAACACCCTTAGGGCATGGCCAATGCATAGCCTCAGGGTGATGCCTCTCATGCCATGTAGGATCGGATAACAGAAAAAACAGGTTCGGATGGGGAAGCGGGATCCTCTTCATCAGGAGGGTGCTTAGAGACAAAAAATGTGGTCCAGTGCATAAAGTTGAAAAACTTAAAATGGAGAGGAGGGATGCACGTGTAGTGAGAGTCACTTTCCATTTTTTTTGATGAGGTCACTAGTAGTAGCTTGCATTGGGGAGAAAAATCAACACATATGCTTCAAATTACTTTTTTATCATGAGGCATATGTATCCATATgccaccattgtacatgccctaattCAACAGTACAATAGTTTCAGTAAATAATAACATTTGCATGACCAAAAAAAAATCATCTTACAGTTTCCAGTACAAAACTCGCAGAACTCAAGCATGCCATACCATGGACACTATTTGTAGGCAACAACCATAGTGAGCTACTGAGTTCACAGTGCAGTAGCCTGTCCAGCAGTGAGCTCCCTCATGATATTAGTTTTATCGGCTGATAAGGCGCAAAACCCTCAGGTGACCTCACACTGCACTAGCCTCGCCTCCGGCACTTGACTTGCTACAGGTAATAATTTACAGCTGATAATTTGCTTGTCTTTCTAGCTAGTAAGCTACCGATCGGCCAATGTTTCAACAACTTCCAAAAGGAGCGAAAGCCACCGGGGTATACTGGTTGCGGAGAGACCTCGCTGAGATGCTTAATCCGCTTCCCCGAGCCCATCACTGCCATCCCCTCTTTTGCTGATCGCAGACATACCGCCACGTTTCTTGCCGCCGCCAGATGCCGCCTCCGCATTTTTCCTCAACACGGCGCCGGGTGAGGGATACGGTCTTTGTTGGAACAGAGGTCCCTGTTAATCAAAGCGTAGAAAGAAGACTCGTTATTCTCAGTAGGGGATACTATATTATTAGCGGCTGATCTATATCTGGAATCACATGCATTGTGGTTCTTTAGGGAGATCCCATGTGCGATGACTTAACAGATCAAGAGACATGGGAACTGTGCACTGAAGTACAAACTAACAGTAATTAACAAGCGCTACCCAGTTTCCTTGGCTCAAGTAACCATGCTACATGGAAGCCTGATTCTAACATCTCACATAAGACGTCCTAGATCATTTCATTTGGCAGTCCTACATCATTTGGCACGATGAAGGTGGAGCAGGCGGTAAGGTTTGCTCCCAGAAAAACAGTATGTTATGCTACATCGGGTGTCTATGCACCGAAATAAATACTTAACATTTAAATGAAGTCAGAGGGTACACAAGTATAGTCAAGACTAGATAGAGGGAAGTTGCAAATCAGATGACGTACAGATGCAGTTGTATCCGCTGCTCGCGGCTGTACACCCTTCAGGCCAACAACCCTGACAAAGAAAGAGGATTAAGTTGTTAGTCCAGGGACAGTTAACTTAATATATACCTGCATTTTTCCTTGATTGGCCAAGCTAGACTGAAGCACATCGCAACTAGTAACCACAACTGCCAGGAAGATTATAAATTTAACTGAAATAATAAGCTTCCAGGAAGAGAGAGATCATGTACCAGCCACCCCGTGGAGCATCTGAGTAAGAGCTTGGATCCATTGGGTCAAGCTCATCCTCCTCAGCACGACCTCTTTTTCGGTTATCTTTTTTGTTTGCTTTACCTGAAGGGGGTTTTGAATTTGATCTGCACATATATGACACTCAGTAAATAATATGATGCTTGTGTGCTCAAGTATATGATGGGTGGAAATAGGTTAGCAGTATAAACTAGAAGCATAACCGATTAGGCTACCATTTGATGTGTCAAATGCAAATCTCATTTACCTGTCCTTAGCTGCGATGTTTCCTTGACTTTTGGGAACATTGGTACAACTTGAGGGCACGATATTGTTCGAGTAAGACGGATACTGTTGAAAAGGCAGATTTTGAACCCTGCAACATGAATCACAAGCCAACATTAGCTAGATTTCTTAAATTGTTTATTTGTTACATTTGGCAAGTGTATTGGTTGTTATACTATAATATATACACAGAAAATGGAAATTATGTAGCCGTTGTGTTGTATCATCTGAAAATGAAAATTGGTTCAGGCTTGGCTTTTGCTCGCCATAGTCGCCGTCAAAATATACACAGAAAACAGACATAAGTCAGATCTGATGTTTGATTACAAGTGCATCTGCGATGATATAGCTATTAGTTTGAAAATGCATATGAATCCAAAGTATGTGTGCTTTCAGATAAGATCATGCCATCCACACGATAGAGATAACTCCCACAAGAACTTCAGGATATTTACTCTACCTTACAAGATTAGATTATCAGCAGAGTACCTTGTGCAGTGATTGCAATATCCCCACGGCTGGACAAGACCGACTCCCCAGCCACCACAGCCTGAACATCTTTGTATGTGAGGGTTCCAAAGATCAGTATTTTGAGTGGTCGGCTGAACTGCAACAACGGTGGATGCTTGTGGCACAATAACTGGGTTCACAGAAGTAGGTGGCTCCCACTGTGTTGCCTGTGTCTTTGTGTTATAGTAGTATTTCTGGCCTAAAATAATGCACAAACCATATCAATGTGTCACCAAGAAAGTACTCCTTCCGTTGAGAAATATGTGGGGTTTTAGAAAGCACATAGACAAACTTCTCT from Triticum urartu cultivar G1812 chromosome 3, Tu2.1, whole genome shotgun sequence encodes:
- the LOC125545771 gene encoding AP-4 complex subunit epsilon-like, whose translation is MEQLRTIGRELAMGSQGGWGQSKEFLDLVKSIGEARSKAEEDRIISRELDHLKRRLADPDVPRRKMKELLLRLVYAEMLGHDASFGHIHAVKMTHDESLPLKRTGYLAVALFIDERHDLVILVVNTIQKDLRSDNYLVVCAALTAASRLIGEEAIPAVLPQVVDLLAHPKEAVRKKAVMALHRFYQRSPSSVSHLVSNFRKRLCDNDPGVMGATLCPLYDLILEDPNAYKDLVVSFVNILKQVAERRLPTSYDYHQMPAPFIQIKLLKILAVLGSGDKSASGHMYTVLGDIFRKGDTASNIGNAILYECICCVSCIFPNSKMLDAAAETTSKFLKSDSHNLKYMGIDALGRLIKINPDIAEQHQLAVIDCLEDPDDTLKRKTFELLYKMTKSTNVEVIVDRMIEYMISITDHHYKAEIASRCVELAEQFAPSNQWFIQTMNKVFEHAGDLVNIRVAHNLMRLIAEGFGEEDEGADSQLRSSAVNSYLRILGEPKLPSSFLQIICWVLGEYGTADGKHPASYIIGKLCDVAEAHPTDDTVRGYAVSAILKIFAFEIAVGRKSDMLPEFQSLVDELSSSHSTDLQQRAYEVQALLGLDKQAVESVMPIDASCEDIEVDKNLTFLNSYVQQALENGATPYIPESERSGVVSVGNYRAQDQHETSAHALRFEAYELPKPSLPTATSQSSVSLPTTDLVPVPEPSHYREDHHQARSQQSGNAVSGEFGAKLRLDGVQKKWGRESYASSSTPSSSTSSQQAANGGSNSDGGGLVTSQARESSYGSKSQQQGTEVSAEKQRLAASLFGSSAAKPNRKGHAGRKAAKESSSTEKVTPQPAKEQVTPAAPPPDLLDLGEEPVSSSAPSADPFSQLDGLLGPASASPALSGTSAPSASNTPDLMSIFSDDVQTGATSASTEPAQKGATAKKGHSLQDALQKDATARQVGVTPTGNNPNLFKDLLG